A single region of the Cryptosporangium aurantiacum genome encodes:
- a CDS encoding GNAT family N-acetyltransferase encodes MSLLRDTEPDLASHPLDNPAWAALTGPHREFARVHGRAARYQPDVAPFGVLAPDPGPEAWDDLIALVGPDNVIPLAAIEVTPPDGAGFTVEMALPGVQMIDATVDAAAEPDAIRLTAADVPEMLDLVRRTKPGPFEQRTIELGTYLGIRDRGALIAMAGERLHPPGFTEISAVCTDPAYRGQGLAGRLVRAVAANIRARGEVPFLHAAASNTGAIALYEKLGFVLRKRTMFSAVRTPSA; translated from the coding sequence GTGAGCCTCCTCCGCGACACCGAACCGGACCTCGCGTCCCACCCGCTCGACAACCCCGCCTGGGCCGCGCTGACCGGTCCGCACCGCGAGTTCGCGCGGGTCCACGGCCGGGCCGCGCGGTACCAGCCGGACGTCGCGCCGTTCGGTGTGCTGGCTCCGGACCCGGGGCCGGAGGCGTGGGACGATCTGATCGCGCTGGTCGGCCCGGACAACGTGATCCCGCTCGCCGCGATCGAGGTCACCCCGCCGGACGGTGCCGGCTTCACCGTCGAGATGGCGCTGCCCGGCGTCCAAATGATCGACGCGACGGTGGACGCCGCGGCGGAACCGGACGCGATCCGGCTCACGGCCGCGGACGTTCCCGAGATGCTCGACCTGGTGCGGCGGACGAAGCCGGGGCCGTTCGAGCAGCGGACGATCGAGCTCGGCACGTACCTGGGCATCCGCGACCGTGGTGCGCTGATCGCAATGGCCGGCGAGCGGCTGCACCCGCCGGGGTTCACCGAGATCAGCGCGGTGTGCACGGACCCGGCCTACCGCGGGCAGGGGCTCGCCGGGCGGCTGGTGCGAGCGGTCGCGGCGAACATCCGGGCGCGCGGCGAGGTGCCGTTCCTGCACGCGGCGGCGTCGAACACCGGCGCGATCGCGCTGTACGAGAA
- a CDS encoding M20 metallopeptidase family protein, whose amino-acid sequence MSLLTDAADLRDDLVALRRDLHRHPELGLSLPRTQERLLAALDGLPLEVSTGDQLTSITAVLRGGRPGPAVLLRADLDALPVGEESGVPYTSTVPGVSHACGHDLHAAGLVGAARLLAARRADLAGDVVFMFQPGEEGHNGAGLMIDEGVLDAAGERVTAAFALHVFSGAAPQGLVATRPGTVLSASDTVRVTVTGAGGHGSAPHLAADPVPAICAMVGALQTLVTRTVDVFDPAVITVGSLHAGSAANVIPDTAVFEATVRSFSAATRERVRIGLERTVRGIAAAHGVDVEVDHRSLYPPTVNDPDQTAYAVGTATELFGPGRVFQPPNPLPGSEDFSLVLENVPGAFVGLGACPTDRDFATAPLNHSAQAVFDDAVLPDAAALLASLALGRLT is encoded by the coding sequence ATGTCCCTCCTCACCGACGCCGCTGACCTGCGCGACGACCTCGTCGCGCTCCGCCGGGACCTGCACCGTCACCCCGAGCTCGGCCTGTCGCTGCCCCGGACCCAGGAGCGGCTGCTGGCGGCGCTGGACGGGCTGCCGCTCGAGGTGTCCACCGGCGACCAGCTGACCTCGATCACCGCGGTGCTGCGGGGTGGTCGCCCGGGCCCGGCGGTACTGCTGCGCGCGGACCTCGACGCGCTGCCGGTCGGTGAAGAGAGCGGCGTCCCGTACACGTCGACCGTGCCGGGCGTCTCCCACGCCTGCGGTCACGACCTGCACGCCGCCGGGCTCGTCGGCGCGGCGCGGCTGCTCGCGGCGCGCCGCGCGGACCTGGCCGGCGACGTCGTCTTCATGTTCCAGCCCGGCGAGGAGGGCCACAACGGGGCCGGCCTGATGATCGACGAAGGCGTCCTGGACGCCGCGGGTGAGCGGGTGACCGCCGCCTTCGCGCTGCACGTGTTCTCCGGCGCCGCACCGCAGGGCCTGGTGGCCACCCGTCCGGGCACGGTCCTCTCCGCGTCCGACACCGTGCGGGTCACGGTCACCGGCGCCGGCGGGCACGGCTCGGCGCCGCACCTGGCGGCGGATCCGGTGCCGGCGATCTGCGCGATGGTCGGGGCTCTGCAGACGCTGGTGACCCGCACCGTCGACGTCTTCGACCCGGCGGTGATCACGGTCGGGTCGCTGCACGCCGGGTCGGCGGCGAACGTCATCCCGGACACCGCGGTCTTCGAGGCGACGGTCCGGTCGTTTTCCGCGGCGACCCGCGAGCGCGTCCGGATCGGCCTCGAACGGACGGTGCGCGGCATCGCGGCTGCCCACGGCGTCGACGTCGAGGTCGACCACCGGTCGCTCTACCCGCCCACGGTGAACGACCCCGACCAGACCGCGTACGCGGTCGGCACCGCGACCGAGCTGTTCGGACCGGGCCGGGTGTTCCAGCCGCCGAACCCGCTGCCCGGCTCCGAGGACTTCTCGCTGGTGCTGGAGAACGTGCCCGGCGCGTTCGTCGGCCTGGGCGCTTGCCCGACCGACCGGGACTTCGCCACGGCCCCGCTCAACCACTCCGCGCAGGCCGTGTTCGACGACGCGGTGCTCCCGGACGCCGCCGCGCTGCTGGCGAGCCTCGCGCTCGGGCGCCTGACGTGA
- a CDS encoding monooxygenase, producing MTPARRRLARIVAALLLAASSSVLVACSEPTPEAAPPAATHLHATTSPPPTAPLRTGERFQQLAMAEPYTPQPTGGGTDEYRCFLVDPKLTAPAYLTGSQFLPQNPAIVHHAIFFRVPPEQVAEAQSLDAEAPGAGWRCFGGTGIGGTGPGAQLAGGAAWVAAWAPGGGENLTTPGTGYPLAAGSRLVMQVHYSLLATGGEPAGTDRSGIRLRLVDRTTALTALKTRLLTAPVELACAPGESGNLCDRERAVLDVIHRFGPDAGATVAGLNALCNDGRAPVPAVTQRCDRTVRDPGTIHAVAGHMHLLGKSIRVELNPGKPGARTLLDVPRYDFDDQGARPLTPPVAVKAGDTLRVTCTHDATLRRTLPALKSLEPRYVVWGDGTSDEMCLGVVIWAPEA from the coding sequence ATGACACCGGCCCGGCGACGGCTGGCCCGCATCGTGGCGGCGCTGCTCCTCGCGGCGTCGAGCAGTGTGCTCGTGGCCTGCTCGGAGCCGACGCCCGAGGCGGCCCCACCGGCCGCCACGCACCTGCACGCGACGACGTCTCCCCCGCCCACCGCACCGCTGCGCACGGGCGAGCGGTTCCAGCAGCTCGCGATGGCCGAGCCCTACACACCGCAACCCACCGGCGGCGGAACCGACGAGTACCGCTGTTTCCTCGTCGACCCGAAGCTGACCGCACCGGCCTACCTGACCGGGAGCCAGTTCCTGCCGCAGAATCCGGCGATCGTCCACCACGCGATTTTCTTCCGGGTACCGCCCGAGCAGGTCGCCGAGGCCCAGTCGCTGGACGCCGAGGCGCCGGGCGCGGGCTGGCGCTGCTTCGGCGGCACCGGCATCGGCGGCACCGGCCCGGGCGCCCAGCTCGCCGGCGGAGCCGCGTGGGTCGCCGCCTGGGCGCCCGGCGGGGGCGAAAACCTGACGACGCCCGGCACCGGCTACCCGCTCGCGGCCGGAAGCAGGCTGGTCATGCAGGTGCACTACAGCCTGCTGGCCACCGGGGGCGAGCCCGCCGGGACCGACCGGTCGGGCATCCGGCTCCGGCTCGTCGACCGGACGACGGCGCTCACCGCGCTGAAGACCCGGCTGCTGACCGCACCGGTGGAGCTGGCCTGCGCACCCGGCGAGAGCGGCAACCTCTGTGACCGCGAGCGGGCCGTGCTCGACGTCATCCACCGGTTCGGCCCGGACGCGGGCGCCACGGTCGCAGGCCTCAACGCGCTCTGCAACGACGGCCGGGCCCCGGTGCCCGCGGTGACCCAACGCTGCGACCGCACGGTGCGCGACCCCGGCACGATCCACGCGGTGGCCGGCCACATGCACCTGCTCGGCAAGTCGATCCGGGTCGAGCTCAACCCCGGTAAGCCGGGCGCGCGGACGCTGCTCGACGTCCCCCGCTACGACTTCGACGACCAGGGCGCACGGCCGCTGACGCCGCCGGTCGCGGTGAAGGCGGGCGACACGCTCCGGGTCACGTGCACGCACGACGCGACGCTCCGGCGGACGCTGCCCGCGCTGAAGTCGCTGGAGCCCCGGTACGTGGTCTGGGGCGACGGGACGAGCGACGAGATGTGCCTGGGCGTCGTCATCTGGGCGCCGGAAGCCTGA
- a CDS encoding LLM class flavin-dependent oxidoreductase, which yields MSAPLHLAVALDGAGWHPAAWREPDARPTDLFTAGYWADLVAEAEAGLVDLVTIEDAVGLQTSDFDAQDTRVDQVRGRLDAVLIAARVAPLTRHVGLVPTATVTHTEPFHLSKAIATLDYVSRGRGGVRVQVSGRAHEAAHFGRRTIPPFRYEDVLELNAGRNPELATLFTDLFDEAADYVEVLRRLWDSWEDDAEIRDAATGRFIDRDKLHYIDFSGRFFDVKGPSITPRPPQGQPPVTALAHATIPYRLAARSADVVYVTPHDVDSARAILAEVRAEQAAAGREAETLHVFADLVVFLSSSDSDAGAATDRLARLDERAGEAYTSDALVFTGTPSELADLLQEWRAAGLSGFRLRPGALPADLTAITRGLVPELQRRDAFRRSYEAGTLRGLLGLSRPANRYAEATA from the coding sequence ATGTCTGCACCCTTACATCTCGCGGTCGCACTCGACGGCGCCGGGTGGCACCCGGCCGCCTGGCGGGAGCCGGACGCACGGCCCACCGACCTGTTCACCGCCGGCTACTGGGCCGACCTCGTCGCCGAGGCGGAGGCCGGGCTCGTCGACCTGGTCACGATCGAGGACGCAGTCGGCCTGCAGACCAGCGACTTCGACGCTCAGGACACCCGCGTCGACCAGGTGCGCGGCCGGTTGGACGCGGTGCTGATCGCGGCCCGGGTGGCGCCGCTGACCCGGCACGTCGGGCTGGTTCCGACCGCGACCGTCACGCACACCGAGCCGTTCCACCTCTCCAAGGCGATCGCGACGCTGGACTACGTCAGCCGGGGCCGCGGCGGCGTGCGGGTGCAGGTCTCCGGCCGGGCGCACGAGGCGGCACACTTCGGACGCCGCACGATTCCGCCGTTCCGCTACGAGGACGTCCTGGAGCTGAACGCGGGCCGCAACCCGGAGCTCGCCACGCTGTTCACCGACCTGTTCGACGAGGCGGCGGACTACGTCGAGGTGCTGCGCCGGCTCTGGGACTCCTGGGAGGACGACGCCGAGATCCGGGACGCCGCCACCGGCCGGTTCATCGACCGCGACAAGCTGCACTACATCGACTTCAGCGGCCGGTTCTTCGACGTCAAGGGCCCGTCGATCACACCGAGGCCGCCGCAGGGCCAGCCGCCGGTGACCGCGCTGGCGCACGCCACGATCCCGTACCGGCTGGCCGCCCGCAGCGCCGACGTCGTCTACGTGACGCCGCACGACGTCGACTCCGCCCGCGCGATCCTCGCCGAGGTCCGCGCCGAGCAGGCCGCGGCCGGACGCGAGGCCGAGACCCTGCACGTCTTCGCCGACCTGGTGGTATTCCTCTCCTCCAGCGACTCCGACGCGGGCGCCGCGACCGATCGGCTGGCGCGCCTCGACGAGCGGGCGGGCGAGGCCTACACCTCGGACGCGCTGGTGTTCACCGGCACCCCGTCCGAGCTCGCCGACCTGCTGCAGGAGTGGCGCGCGGCGGGCCTCTCCGGCTTCCGGCTGCGGCCCGGCGCGCTGCCTGCCGACCTCACCGCGATCACCCGGGGGCTCGTGCCCGAGTTGCAGCGGCGGGACGCGTTCCGCCGCTCCTACGAAGCCGGCACCCTGCGCGGGCTGCTCGGTCTGTCCCGTCCCGCCAACCGGTACGCGGAGGCCACCGCATGA
- a CDS encoding NtaA/DmoA family FMN-dependent monooxygenase (This protein belongs to a clade of FMN-dependent monooxygenases, within a broader family of flavin-dependent oxidoreductases, the luciferase-like monooxygenase (LMM) family, some of whose members use coenzyme F420 rather than FMN.) produces MTQKQIHLAAHFPGVNNTTVWSDPAGGSHIEFDSFVHLARTAERAKFDFFFLAEGLRLREQGGQIYDLDVVGRPDTFTVLAALAAVTDRLGLTGTINSTFNEPYEVARQFASLDHLSAGRAGWNVVTSWDAFTGENFRRGGFLPESDRYVRAKQFLATATELFDSWRGDEIVADREAGVFLSDPNAGAFAHTDSQFDIHGRFNVPRSPQGRPVILQAGDSDEGREFAAATADAIFSRHGTLEAGQAFYADVKGRLAKYGRTPDQLKVLPAATFVLGDTDADAQEKAAVVRRQQVSGQTAIKFAEQLWNRDLSGYDPDGPLPDVDPVVGDSHISRGRASVRMFRDPVAVAAQWRALAEEKKLSLREVVIEVTGRQNFIGSAATIAEQINTLVQADASDGFILVPHITPGGLDEFADTVVPLLQERGVFRTEYEGTTLRDHLGLGPLRS; encoded by the coding sequence ATGACGCAGAAGCAGATCCATCTCGCGGCACACTTTCCCGGCGTCAACAACACGACGGTCTGGAGCGACCCGGCCGGCGGCAGCCACATCGAGTTCGACTCGTTCGTCCACCTGGCCCGGACCGCCGAGCGGGCCAAGTTCGACTTCTTCTTCCTCGCCGAGGGCCTCCGCCTCCGGGAGCAGGGCGGCCAGATCTACGACCTGGACGTCGTCGGCCGCCCCGACACGTTCACGGTGCTGGCCGCGCTCGCCGCGGTCACCGACCGGCTCGGGCTGACCGGCACGATCAACTCGACGTTCAACGAGCCGTACGAGGTCGCCCGGCAGTTCGCCAGCCTCGACCACCTCTCGGCCGGGCGGGCCGGGTGGAACGTCGTGACGTCCTGGGACGCGTTCACCGGCGAGAACTTCCGCCGCGGCGGGTTCCTGCCGGAGTCCGACCGCTACGTCCGCGCGAAGCAGTTCCTGGCGACCGCGACCGAACTGTTCGACTCCTGGCGCGGCGACGAGATCGTCGCGGACCGGGAGGCGGGTGTCTTCCTGTCGGACCCGAACGCCGGTGCGTTCGCGCACACCGACTCGCAGTTCGACATCCACGGCCGGTTCAACGTCCCGCGTTCCCCCCAGGGCCGCCCGGTGATCCTGCAGGCCGGCGATTCGGACGAGGGGCGCGAGTTCGCCGCGGCCACCGCCGACGCGATCTTCAGCAGGCACGGCACGCTCGAGGCCGGGCAGGCGTTCTACGCGGACGTGAAGGGCAGGCTGGCGAAGTACGGCCGGACGCCCGACCAGCTCAAGGTGCTGCCCGCCGCGACGTTCGTGCTCGGCGACACCGACGCGGACGCCCAGGAGAAGGCCGCGGTGGTTCGCCGTCAGCAGGTGAGCGGCCAGACCGCGATCAAGTTCGCCGAGCAACTCTGGAATCGTGACCTGTCCGGTTACGACCCGGATGGTCCGCTGCCCGACGTCGACCCGGTCGTCGGGGACAGCCACATCTCCCGGGGCCGCGCCAGCGTCCGGATGTTCCGCGACCCGGTCGCGGTGGCGGCGCAGTGGCGGGCACTGGCCGAGGAGAAAAAGCTCTCGCTGCGCGAGGTGGTCATCGAGGTCACCGGGCGGCAGAACTTCATCGGGTCGGCCGCGACGATCGCCGAGCAGATCAACACGCTCGTGCAAGCCGACGCCAGCGACGGCTTCATCCTCGTCCCGCACATCACGCCGGGCGGCCTGGACGAGTTCGCCGACACGGTGGTGCCGCTGCTGCAGGAGCGCGGCGTCTTCCGCACCGAGTACGAGGGCACGACGCTGCGGGATCACCTGGGCCTCGGCCCGCTACGTTCATGA
- a CDS encoding MFS transporter yields MTDAPRTSVRTVVGLLVLFEVTSGFLQTSLLPLLPDLGDRLGVSDADLTWVTTVQLLAAAVSVPVLGRLGDRYGHRRVLRASLIALAIGSVLVAVAPSLPVLLAGRALQGTLAALLPLEMGLVRDRLPQDDARRAIARLVAALTLGGVLGGVVTGAAHALVDDVAVVLWLPALAAIVCVPISFLRIPESTRRAPGGVDWAGAGTLAIGMVALLGAFSLAEDGSLAVGGGLLVLAVATLAVFVRIELRIPEPLVDLRLLASRAVAPLFGVAFAFGFVYFGSQAVASPFLAADPETAGYGFDLSAFSISVLTLPSALAALAGSALTTRLAARLGYPGTLVAAFGAMSAGFVLLAGLHTAVWQVVVANLIAGLGAGVALGAMPTVIVEAGPHARTAVTGALYNNVKTLGGAVAGALFAAVLSAVVTDADAHMPAESGYVIVWLLAAAATALAAAGMVVVRRRVDVPLDVTASTKV; encoded by the coding sequence GTGACCGACGCTCCCCGCACCTCAGTGCGGACCGTCGTCGGCCTGCTCGTCCTGTTCGAGGTGACCAGCGGCTTCCTGCAGACCTCTCTCCTGCCGCTACTCCCGGACCTGGGTGACCGGCTCGGCGTCTCGGACGCCGACCTGACCTGGGTCACGACCGTCCAGTTGCTGGCGGCGGCGGTCTCGGTCCCGGTGCTCGGCCGCCTCGGCGACCGGTACGGCCACCGGCGGGTGCTGCGGGCGTCGTTGATCGCTCTCGCGATCGGGTCGGTCCTGGTTGCGGTCGCACCCTCGCTACCGGTCCTGCTGGCCGGCCGTGCACTTCAGGGGACGCTGGCCGCATTGCTGCCGCTGGAGATGGGCCTGGTCCGCGACCGCCTTCCTCAGGACGACGCCCGGCGCGCGATCGCCCGTCTGGTGGCCGCGCTGACGCTCGGCGGTGTGCTCGGCGGCGTCGTGACCGGAGCGGCACACGCGCTGGTCGACGACGTCGCGGTGGTGCTCTGGCTCCCCGCGCTGGCCGCGATCGTGTGCGTACCGATCTCGTTCCTCCGGATCCCGGAGAGCACCCGGCGCGCGCCCGGCGGCGTGGACTGGGCAGGCGCCGGAACGCTGGCGATCGGCATGGTCGCGTTGCTCGGCGCGTTCTCGCTGGCCGAGGACGGGTCGCTCGCCGTCGGCGGGGGCCTGCTCGTGCTCGCGGTCGCCACGCTGGCCGTCTTCGTCCGGATCGAACTCCGCATTCCCGAGCCGCTGGTCGACCTGCGGCTGCTGGCCTCCCGCGCGGTCGCGCCGCTGTTCGGCGTCGCGTTCGCGTTCGGTTTTGTCTACTTCGGGTCGCAGGCCGTCGCGTCGCCGTTCCTCGCCGCGGACCCGGAGACGGCCGGGTACGGGTTCGACCTCTCCGCGTTCTCGATCTCGGTGCTGACGCTGCCCTCGGCGCTGGCCGCGCTGGCCGGTTCCGCGCTGACCACCCGCTTGGCCGCCCGGCTCGGCTATCCGGGCACGCTGGTCGCGGCGTTCGGCGCGATGTCGGCCGGGTTCGTGCTGCTGGCCGGTCTGCACACGGCGGTCTGGCAGGTCGTCGTCGCGAACCTGATCGCCGGTCTGGGTGCGGGTGTCGCGCTCGGCGCGATGCCGACGGTGATCGTCGAGGCCGGTCCGCATGCGCGCACGGCGGTGACCGGCGCGCTCTACAACAACGTCAAGACGCTCGGCGGGGCGGTGGCAGGCGCTCTGTTCGCCGCGGTCTTGTCAGCCGTCGTCACCGACGCGGACGCTCACATGCCCGCCGAGAGCGGGTACGTCATCGTCTGGCTGCTCGCCGCGGCCGCGACCGCGCTGGCGGCGGCCGGAATGGTCGTCGTCCGACGCCGCGTCGACGTGCCGCTCGACGTGACAGCCAGTACCAAAGTCTAG
- a CDS encoding Lrp/AsnC family transcriptional regulator yields MTPESTSSAPLDAVDLQLVTALQTAPRADWRRIGRAIGVDASTAARRWDRLVGSGRAWLSCYPLTLAAGPPVVAVIELDCAPGQIPSVVAELADDPHLITMEQVTGGRDLLLTAVFGDLATLARYAGFRLGTLPGIAATRTQVATAVHVEGSRWRLERLDTSGREALARPSGSADAPRIGLAAEDEDLVRELQRDFRQPVTRLAERTGLSPSTVRRRIARLEAGGTLVYRCEVARSLSGWPVGVTLWAVAPPGEVADVAAQLAGARETRLCASLSGAANLMVTIWLRSIGDLPAFEARLGRQFPRLVVTDRAVTLWPVKLGGHVLDAAGRHLRLVPLALWTDPAADAAESALLGRLRLPAPR; encoded by the coding sequence GTGACGCCGGAATCCACCAGCAGCGCCCCGTTGGACGCCGTCGATCTGCAACTGGTCACCGCACTGCAGACCGCTCCGCGCGCCGACTGGCGCCGGATCGGCCGGGCCATCGGCGTCGACGCCTCGACCGCGGCCCGCCGCTGGGACCGGCTGGTCGGCTCCGGCCGGGCCTGGCTCAGCTGTTACCCGCTGACGCTCGCGGCCGGGCCGCCGGTCGTCGCGGTGATCGAGCTGGACTGCGCGCCGGGACAGATCCCCTCGGTGGTCGCCGAGTTGGCGGACGATCCGCACCTGATCACGATGGAGCAGGTCACCGGCGGGCGCGACCTGCTGCTCACCGCGGTCTTCGGGGACCTGGCCACGCTCGCGCGGTACGCCGGGTTCCGGCTGGGCACGCTGCCGGGCATCGCCGCGACCCGGACCCAGGTCGCCACCGCCGTGCACGTCGAGGGCAGCCGCTGGCGGTTGGAACGGCTGGACACGTCGGGGCGGGAGGCCCTCGCCCGTCCCAGCGGTTCCGCCGACGCACCGCGGATCGGGCTGGCGGCCGAGGACGAGGACCTGGTGCGGGAACTCCAGCGCGACTTCCGGCAGCCGGTGACCCGGCTCGCCGAGCGCACCGGCCTGAGCCCGAGCACGGTCCGGCGGCGGATCGCCCGCCTGGAGGCGGGTGGCACGCTGGTCTACCGGTGCGAGGTGGCCCGTTCGCTGTCCGGCTGGCCGGTCGGTGTGACGCTCTGGGCGGTGGCGCCGCCCGGCGAGGTCGCCGACGTGGCCGCGCAGCTGGCCGGGGCGCGGGAGACCCGGCTGTGCGCGTCGCTGTCCGGCGCGGCCAACCTCATGGTGACGATCTGGCTGCGGTCGATCGGCGACCTCCCGGCGTTCGAGGCGCGCCTCGGCCGCCAGTTTCCCCGGCTGGTCGTCACCGACCGGGCCGTGACGCTCTGGCCGGTGAAGCTGGGCGGGCACGTGCTCGACGCAGCCGGCAGGCACCTGCGGCTGGTGCCGCTGGCGCTGTGGACCGACCCCGCCGCCGACGCGGCCGAATCCGCGTTGCTCGGCCGACTCAGGCTTCCGGCGCCCAGATGA